A single window of Nocardioides kongjuensis DNA harbors:
- a CDS encoding DUF4307 domain-containing protein: MSTSPGNLAQRYGAPSRGRRTAVVVGAGTVVVVFLGWLLWAMLFHANPAVSSEEIGHEVVDDHTATIRVRVTYGDGPVDATCVARAISHDKAVVGEQSFTPGRDEEAVQEVTVRTERRATTVEWIGCKTAGQTRYR; the protein is encoded by the coding sequence GTGAGCACCTCCCCCGGCAACCTGGCCCAGCGCTACGGCGCTCCGTCGCGCGGTCGGCGCACGGCCGTCGTGGTCGGCGCCGGCACGGTCGTGGTCGTCTTCCTCGGCTGGTTGCTGTGGGCGATGCTCTTCCACGCCAACCCGGCCGTCTCCTCCGAGGAGATCGGGCACGAGGTGGTCGACGACCACACGGCGACGATCCGGGTCCGGGTGACCTACGGCGACGGCCCGGTCGACGCGACCTGCGTGGCCCGCGCGATCTCCCACGACAAGGCGGTCGTCGGCGAGCAGTCGTTCACCCCGGGACGCGACGAGGAGGCCGTGCAGGAGGTGACCGTGCGCACCGAGCGCCGGGCCACGACGGTCGAGTGGATCGGCTGCAAGACCGCCGGACAGACCCGCTACCGGTAG
- the mca gene encoding mycothiol conjugate amidase Mca, which translates to MVRMPTSHAPATDRSGLRLMHVHAHPDDESSKGAASTAMYAAQGADVRVVTCTGGERGSILNPKMDRPDILENITEVRRQEMERARDILGISQSWLGFIDSGWPDGDPKPPLPEGCFGLVPLEEAAERLVRQIREFRPHVVTTYDERGGYPHPDHIRCHEVSVAAFEAAGDPERFPDAGEPWQPLKLYYHHSFNRPRMQALHDAMLAHGLESPWEERLKEWKPEPEWDARITTRVPCADYFGVRDQALLAHATQIDPDGFWFAIPRELQQEVWPTEDFELVVSHVASSTPEDDLFAGVTPDA; encoded by the coding sequence ATGGTGCGCATGCCCACCTCGCACGCGCCTGCCACCGACCGCTCCGGGCTGCGGTTGATGCACGTCCACGCCCACCCCGACGACGAGTCGAGCAAGGGCGCCGCGTCGACGGCGATGTACGCCGCCCAGGGTGCCGACGTCCGCGTCGTCACCTGCACCGGCGGCGAGCGCGGCTCCATCCTCAACCCGAAGATGGACCGCCCGGACATCCTCGAGAACATCACCGAGGTGCGCCGCCAGGAGATGGAGCGGGCCCGCGACATCCTCGGGATCTCGCAGTCCTGGCTGGGGTTCATCGACTCCGGCTGGCCCGACGGCGACCCGAAGCCGCCGCTGCCCGAGGGCTGCTTCGGCCTCGTGCCGCTCGAGGAGGCGGCCGAGCGGCTGGTGCGGCAGATCCGCGAGTTCCGGCCGCACGTCGTGACGACGTACGACGAGCGCGGCGGCTACCCGCACCCCGACCACATCCGCTGCCACGAGGTGAGCGTCGCGGCCTTCGAGGCGGCCGGCGACCCCGAGCGGTTCCCCGACGCGGGGGAGCCGTGGCAGCCGCTGAAGCTCTACTACCACCACTCGTTCAACCGGCCGCGGATGCAGGCGCTGCACGACGCGATGCTCGCCCACGGCCTGGAGTCGCCGTGGGAGGAGCGCCTCAAGGAGTGGAAGCCGGAGCCCGAGTGGGACGCCCGGATCACCACCCGCGTGCCCTGCGCCGACTACTTCGGCGTCCGTGACCAGGCGCTCCTCGCGCACGCCACCCAGATCGACCCCGACGGCTTCTGGTTCGCGATCCCGCGCGAGCTGCAGCAGGAGGTGTGGCCCACGGAGGACTTCGAGCTCGTCGTGAGCCACGTCGCCTCCTCGACGCCCGAGGACGACCTCTTCGCCGGCGTCACCCCCGACGCCTGA
- the msrA gene encoding peptide-methionine (S)-S-oxide reductase MsrA — protein MFSRRKTELVDPAEALPGRPTPAFPLPAQHEVLGTPLVTDDVPDGLEVAIFGLGCFWGAEEIYWQVPGVWSTSVGYAGGTSPNPTYEEVCSGRTGHTEAVRIVFDPDRVSYADLVKQFFVVHDPTQGMRQGNDVGTQYRSAIYYTTPEQEQVARELTKVYGDEIARRGYGDITTEIEPAGAYYYAEPHHQQYLHKVPNGYRCHANTGIPFPETA, from the coding sequence ATGTTCTCCCGCCGCAAGACCGAGCTGGTCGACCCCGCCGAGGCACTGCCCGGCCGCCCCACCCCGGCGTTCCCCCTCCCCGCGCAGCACGAGGTCCTGGGCACCCCGCTGGTCACCGACGACGTGCCCGACGGCCTCGAGGTCGCGATCTTCGGCCTCGGCTGCTTCTGGGGCGCCGAGGAGATCTACTGGCAGGTCCCCGGCGTCTGGTCGACGTCGGTCGGGTACGCCGGCGGGACCAGCCCGAACCCGACGTACGAGGAGGTCTGCAGCGGCCGCACCGGCCACACCGAGGCCGTCCGGATCGTCTTCGACCCCGACCGGGTCTCCTACGCCGACCTGGTCAAGCAGTTCTTCGTGGTCCACGACCCCACCCAGGGCATGCGCCAGGGCAACGACGTCGGCACCCAGTACCGCTCGGCGATCTACTACACGACCCCCGAGCAGGAGCAGGTCGCGCGCGAGCTGACCAAGGTCTACGGCGACGAGATCGCCCGCCGCGGCTACGGCGACATCACGACCGAGATCGAGCCGGCCGGCGCGTACTACTACGCCGAGCCGCACCATCAGCAGTACCTGCACAAGGTGCCCAACGGCTACCGCTGCCACGCGAACACCGGCATCCCGTTCCCCGAGACCGCCTGA
- a CDS encoding cystathionine gamma-synthase: MSDNHIDEHLDGAGFETRAIHAGYAPDPTTGAVIPPIYATSTYAQDGVGGLRNGYEYSRSANPTRTALESTLAALEGGAHGYAFASGLAAEDTLIRALCKPGDHVVLPNDAYGGTFRLFDKVATVWGVEHSPAPVTDVDAVRAAIKPGVTRMVWVETPTNPLLSIGDIEALAAVAHDAGALLVVDNTFASSYLQQPLALGADVVVHSTTKYAGGHSDVVGGALVVDDDALAERIGFHQNSIGGVAGPFDSWLVLRGLKTLALRMERHSDNAEKVADFLGSHPAVSQVIYPGLADHPGHAVASRQMKRYGGMVSFRVKGGEEQALAICAATKVFTLGESLGGVESLIEHPGRMTHASVAGTDLEVPADLVRLSVGIETSEDQLADLDRALASTT, encoded by the coding sequence GTGAGCGACAACCACATCGACGAGCACCTCGACGGCGCCGGCTTCGAGACCCGGGCCATCCACGCCGGCTACGCACCCGACCCGACCACCGGTGCGGTGATCCCGCCCATCTACGCGACCTCGACCTACGCCCAGGACGGCGTGGGCGGGCTGCGCAACGGCTACGAGTACAGCCGCTCGGCCAACCCCACGCGCACGGCGCTGGAGTCGACCCTGGCGGCGCTCGAGGGAGGGGCGCACGGGTACGCCTTCGCCTCCGGCCTCGCGGCCGAGGACACCCTGATCCGCGCGCTGTGCAAGCCGGGCGACCACGTGGTCCTGCCCAATGACGCCTACGGCGGCACGTTCCGCCTCTTCGACAAGGTCGCGACGGTCTGGGGCGTCGAGCACAGCCCGGCGCCGGTGACCGACGTCGACGCGGTGCGCGCGGCGATCAAGCCTGGCGTCACGCGGATGGTGTGGGTCGAGACGCCGACCAACCCGCTGCTGTCGATCGGTGACATCGAGGCGCTCGCCGCTGTGGCCCACGACGCGGGCGCCCTGCTCGTCGTCGACAACACCTTCGCGTCGTCGTACCTCCAGCAGCCGCTGGCCCTCGGCGCCGACGTGGTCGTCCACTCGACGACGAAGTACGCCGGCGGCCACTCCGACGTCGTCGGCGGTGCGCTCGTCGTGGACGACGACGCGCTGGCCGAGCGGATCGGGTTCCACCAGAACTCCATCGGCGGCGTGGCCGGCCCGTTCGACTCGTGGCTGGTGCTGCGTGGCCTCAAGACCCTCGCGCTGCGGATGGAGCGCCACAGCGACAACGCCGAGAAGGTCGCCGACTTCCTGGGCAGCCACCCGGCGGTCAGCCAGGTGATCTACCCCGGACTCGCCGACCACCCCGGCCACGCCGTCGCCAGCCGTCAGATGAAGCGCTACGGCGGCATGGTCTCCTTCCGCGTCAAGGGCGGCGAGGAGCAGGCGCTCGCGATCTGTGCGGCGACGAAGGTCTTCACCCTGGGCGAGTCGCTCGGCGGCGTCGAGTCGCTGATCGAGCACCCGGGCCGGATGACCCACGCCAGCGTCGCGGGCACCGACCTCGAGGTCCCGGCCGACCTGGTCCGGCTCAGCGTCGGCATCGAGACCTCCGAGGACCAGCTCGCCGATCTCGACCGGGCGCTGGCCTCCACGACCTGA
- a CDS encoding AI-2E family transporter, with amino-acid sequence MTSDGATESAEASEPEEEAPPLGPEPDERDERDERLFRRFAHQWALLREERDERRHEPPSFSTGPSNLRRAEVPYGLDLAAGWAWRLLLIAGAGYLLLWLVGYFAVVTVPLAVALLISALAAPFAQGVNRAGLPRGLSALLVVITGFVVVGMLLTFAGQQVAAGANDLADSTVQGLQEIRDWLRDGPLHASDSQINDYIKSAQDLITERSKDGKVITQVTEVGAALGHVVAGFFIALFATYFFLADGDRIWSWVVRLAPRAARERVDSSGRVAWLSLVQFVRATVVVALVDATGIAIGAAILKVPFVLAIGVLVFLGAFVPMIGATIAGSVAILVALVDQGPVTALLMLAVVIGVQQLEGHVLQPFLLGRWVSLHPLGVILAIACGVLVAGVAGALVAVPLAAAANAVVLHLAEMAEMAEPPASEEETGGPEEEPQPA; translated from the coding sequence GTGACCAGCGACGGCGCGACCGAGTCCGCAGAGGCGAGCGAGCCCGAGGAGGAGGCGCCGCCGCTGGGCCCCGAGCCCGACGAGCGCGACGAACGCGACGAGCGGCTGTTCCGCCGCTTCGCCCACCAGTGGGCGCTGCTGCGCGAGGAGCGCGACGAGCGACGGCACGAGCCGCCGTCGTTCAGCACCGGTCCCTCGAACCTGCGCCGAGCGGAGGTTCCCTACGGGCTCGACCTGGCGGCCGGCTGGGCCTGGCGCCTGCTGCTGATCGCCGGGGCGGGCTACCTGCTGCTGTGGCTCGTCGGCTACTTCGCCGTGGTCACCGTGCCACTCGCCGTCGCGCTGCTGATCAGCGCGCTGGCGGCGCCGTTCGCGCAGGGGGTCAACCGCGCCGGCCTGCCGCGCGGGCTGTCGGCCCTGCTCGTGGTGATCACGGGGTTCGTGGTGGTCGGCATGCTGCTGACCTTCGCCGGCCAGCAGGTCGCGGCCGGCGCCAACGACCTCGCGGACTCGACGGTCCAGGGTCTGCAGGAGATCCGCGACTGGCTGCGGGACGGGCCGCTGCACGCCAGCGACTCGCAGATCAACGACTACATCAAGAGCGCCCAGGACCTGATCACCGAGCGGTCCAAGGACGGCAAGGTGATCACGCAGGTCACCGAGGTCGGCGCCGCGCTCGGCCACGTCGTGGCCGGGTTCTTCATCGCGCTCTTCGCGACCTACTTCTTCCTCGCCGACGGCGACCGGATCTGGTCGTGGGTGGTCCGGCTGGCGCCGCGCGCCGCCCGGGAGCGGGTCGACAGCTCGGGCCGGGTGGCCTGGCTGTCGCTGGTCCAGTTCGTCCGGGCCACCGTCGTGGTCGCGCTGGTCGACGCGACCGGCATCGCGATCGGCGCCGCGATCCTCAAGGTGCCGTTCGTGCTGGCGATCGGCGTCCTGGTCTTCCTCGGCGCCTTCGTGCCGATGATCGGTGCGACCATCGCCGGCAGCGTCGCGATCCTGGTCGCGCTCGTCGACCAGGGACCGGTGACCGCGCTGCTGATGCTCGCCGTGGTGATCGGCGTGCAGCAGCTCGAGGGCCACGTGCTGCAGCCGTTCCTGCTCGGCCGGTGGGTCTCGTTGCACCCGCTCGGCGTGATCCTGGCGATCGCCTGCGGCGTGCTGGTCGCGGGCGTGGCGGGCGCGCTGGTCGCCGTACCGCTGGCTGCGGCGGCGAACGCCGTGGTGCTGCACCTGGCCGAGATGGCCGAAATGGCCGAACCGCCGGCCTCCGAGGAGGAGACCGGCGGTCCGGAGGAAGAACCTCAGCCGGCGTAG
- the greA gene encoding transcription elongation factor GreA gives MTQTDQSGQNTIWLTQDAYDKLQAELEHLQGPRRAEIVAEISAARDEGDLKENGGYHAAREEQGKNEARILQLKDMLRRAEVGETPPDDGVVEPGMVVTYKFEGDDDDEAESFLLGAREIDPEGLTVYSPQSPLGQAINGRSKGDTVSYEVNGKTQTVVILDAKPYAG, from the coding sequence ATGACGCAGACCGACCAGAGCGGCCAGAACACGATCTGGCTGACCCAGGACGCCTACGACAAGCTGCAGGCCGAGCTGGAGCACCTCCAGGGGCCCCGCCGCGCCGAGATCGTTGCCGAGATCAGTGCTGCGCGCGACGAGGGTGACCTGAAGGAGAACGGCGGCTACCACGCCGCGCGCGAGGAGCAGGGCAAGAACGAGGCCCGCATCCTCCAGCTCAAGGACATGCTCCGTCGTGCCGAGGTGGGCGAGACGCCTCCCGACGACGGTGTCGTCGAGCCGGGCATGGTCGTGACCTACAAGTTCGAGGGCGATGACGACGACGAGGCGGAGTCCTTCCTCCTCGGCGCGCGCGAGATCGACCCCGAGGGCCTGACCGTCTACTCGCCGCAGTCGCCGCTGGGCCAGGCCATCAACGGCCGCAGCAAGGGCGACACCGTCTCCTACGAGGTCAACGGCAAGACCCAGACGGTCGTCATCCTCGACGCGAAGCCCTACGCCGGCTGA
- a CDS encoding LysE family transporter yields MIGLDQLLGFGLAALVLIVIPGPSVVFVVGRAVSYGQRVALASVLGNTAGLLLVMVLVCLGLGAIVAESQLVFTLIKLAGAAFLVWLGIQALRHRREMRMGSGEARTPLSWRTALRQGFVVGVSNPKGFMMFAALLPPFVDRSAGAASVPAQMLSLGLVAITIGLLCDSTWALAAGRARDWFVASERRGSALGAIGGTSMIGLGVGMALTGHASR; encoded by the coding sequence GTGATCGGTCTCGACCAGCTCCTCGGCTTCGGCCTGGCCGCGCTGGTCCTGATCGTCATCCCCGGCCCGAGCGTGGTCTTCGTGGTCGGCCGTGCGGTGTCCTACGGCCAACGGGTGGCGCTGGCCAGCGTGCTCGGCAACACGGCCGGCCTGCTCCTCGTCATGGTGCTCGTGTGTCTCGGCCTGGGCGCGATCGTCGCCGAGTCACAGCTGGTCTTCACGCTCATCAAGCTCGCCGGCGCGGCCTTCCTGGTCTGGCTCGGCATCCAGGCGCTGCGGCACCGCCGCGAGATGCGGATGGGCAGCGGCGAGGCCCGCACACCGCTGTCGTGGCGCACGGCCCTGCGGCAGGGCTTCGTGGTCGGGGTGAGCAACCCGAAGGGCTTCATGATGTTCGCGGCGCTGCTGCCGCCGTTCGTCGACCGCTCGGCCGGTGCCGCCTCGGTCCCGGCACAGATGCTGAGCCTGGGACTGGTCGCGATCACGATCGGCCTGCTCTGCGACTCGACCTGGGCCCTGGCCGCCGGCCGGGCGCGCGACTGGTTCGTCGCCTCCGAGCGGCGCGGCAGCGCGCTCGGTGCGATCGGCGGGACGTCGATGATCGGGCTCGGCGTGGGCATGGCCCTCACCGGTCACGCGAGCAGGTAG
- a CDS encoding DUF5995 family protein: MTALTRLLAAVVLPCLLAVTTVAAPAPATATGYGDDPDPLRALLLPPLDAVVALLAPLPVPATPYTGEVCVSGADACIDDVVARMQTRLDGLASSCSHSAIFSLAYLRVTENVRDAVRSGYFADRAWLNRVDAVFAQMYFDTTARWAAGDRTGIPAAWRIALQAEDDRAMSGLGNFLLAMNAHINSDFPHVLATVGLTGPDGSHKADHNRYNNRLDSLYAPVFAEEAARFDPTFDDIDAGTAEEAVAGVIMRGWREMVWRNAEALVLARTPAAKRLVEKEIEVYAALQAQLIRAFFVARPTKRDAWCAAHGAA, encoded by the coding sequence GTGACCGCCCTCACCCGGCTCCTGGCCGCCGTCGTCCTGCCCTGCCTGCTCGCCGTCACCACCGTCGCGGCGCCCGCACCCGCCACGGCGACCGGCTACGGCGACGACCCGGACCCGCTGCGCGCCCTGCTCCTGCCACCGCTGGACGCCGTGGTCGCCCTGCTGGCTCCGCTGCCGGTCCCCGCGACGCCCTACACCGGTGAGGTCTGCGTCAGCGGGGCCGACGCGTGCATCGACGACGTGGTCGCCCGGATGCAGACCCGGCTCGACGGCCTCGCGAGCAGCTGCTCGCACAGCGCGATCTTCTCGCTGGCCTACCTCCGGGTGACCGAGAACGTCCGTGACGCGGTCCGCAGCGGGTACTTCGCGGACCGCGCCTGGCTCAACCGCGTCGACGCGGTGTTCGCGCAGATGTACTTCGACACCACCGCACGATGGGCCGCGGGCGACCGCACGGGCATCCCGGCCGCGTGGCGGATCGCGCTCCAGGCCGAGGACGACCGGGCGATGAGCGGGCTGGGCAACTTCCTGCTCGCCATGAACGCCCACATCAACAGCGACTTCCCGCACGTGTTGGCGACGGTCGGCCTCACCGGTCCGGACGGCAGCCACAAGGCCGACCACAACCGCTACAACAACCGCCTCGACAGCCTCTACGCCCCGGTGTTCGCCGAGGAGGCCGCACGCTTCGACCCGACCTTCGACGACATCGACGCCGGCACCGCCGAGGAGGCGGTCGCCGGCGTGATCATGCGCGGCTGGCGCGAGATGGTCTGGCGCAACGCCGAGGCGCTGGTGCTGGCGCGGACCCCCGCGGCCAAGCGCCTGGTCGAGAAGGAGATCGAGGTCTACGCGGCCCTGCAGGCGCAGCTGATCCGCGCGTTCTTCGTCGCGAGGCCGACGAAGCGCGACGCCTGGTGCGCCGCGCACGGCGCCGCCTGA
- a CDS encoding GGDEF domain-containing protein encodes MEPAQLDRLLLAVQELSMAADLPSVQEVVRTAARELADCDGATFVLRDGEQCFYADEDAIAPLWKGHRFPLEACISGWAMLHRQHVVIPDIYLDDRIPHEAYRPTFVQSLVMMPVRTLDPIAAIGAYWAEHHTATDAEVALLQGLANATSVALDKLAVHDQLASAVALREATHHLATTDELTGLWNRRGFFEQARTRWAPGTPAAVGFVDLDGLKLVNDTNGHSAGDAFIRRLANALSTAVRGTDVVARLGGDEFAVLAPGLSPDDLHARLAAAVGRRASVGTAPVTDIGLLPDALLEADARMYAAKRRLLTSRTA; translated from the coding sequence ATGGAGCCCGCCCAGCTGGACCGCCTGCTGCTCGCCGTGCAGGAGCTGTCGATGGCCGCCGACCTGCCGAGCGTCCAGGAGGTCGTGCGGACCGCGGCGCGCGAGCTCGCCGACTGCGACGGCGCGACCTTCGTGCTGCGCGACGGCGAGCAGTGCTTCTACGCCGACGAGGACGCGATCGCCCCGCTCTGGAAGGGCCACCGCTTCCCCCTCGAGGCCTGCATCAGCGGCTGGGCCATGCTCCACAGGCAGCACGTGGTCATCCCCGACATCTACCTCGACGACCGGATCCCCCACGAGGCGTACCGGCCGACGTTCGTCCAGAGCCTGGTGATGATGCCGGTGCGCACCCTGGACCCGATCGCCGCGATCGGCGCCTACTGGGCCGAGCACCACACCGCCACCGACGCCGAGGTCGCCCTGCTCCAGGGGCTGGCCAACGCCACCTCGGTCGCGCTCGACAAGCTCGCCGTCCACGACCAGCTCGCCTCCGCCGTCGCCCTGCGCGAGGCGACCCACCACCTGGCCACGACCGACGAGCTCACGGGGCTGTGGAACCGGCGCGGCTTCTTCGAGCAGGCGCGCACGCGCTGGGCGCCCGGCACGCCCGCCGCCGTCGGCTTCGTCGACCTCGACGGCCTCAAGCTCGTCAACGACACCAACGGCCACAGCGCCGGTGACGCCTTCATCCGCCGCCTCGCGAACGCGCTGTCCACGGCGGTGCGGGGCACCGACGTGGTGGCCCGGCTGGGCGGCGACGAGTTCGCCGTCCTCGCCCCCGGCCTGTCCCCCGACGACCTGCACGCCCGGCTCGCCGCCGCGGTCGGACGCCGCGCCAGCGTCGGCACCGCCCCGGTCACCGACATCGGCCTGCTCCCCGACGCCCTGCTCGAGGCCGACGCCCGGATGTACGCCGCCAAGCGCCGCCTGCTGACCAGCCGCACTGCCTGA
- a CDS encoding TetR family transcriptional regulator — MRKAPQQARSREMVERIVAAGRTVLVERGYDAFSTNRVATVAGVSPGSLYQYFPDKAAILEVVIDRYWEEVADRVAASLADRIGEFGPAMVRDTADALLTALEADRELLRVVAEELPVQRNRERRAALERRVRELVTTYLAARPGTTTRPNPAVTAWVVVLAIENLAMRWVLDQPEAVTRDQLLDEVLALVGGYLLA; from the coding sequence GTGCGCAAGGCCCCGCAGCAGGCCCGGTCCCGGGAGATGGTCGAGCGGATCGTCGCTGCCGGGCGCACGGTCCTCGTCGAGCGTGGGTACGACGCCTTCAGCACCAACCGGGTCGCGACCGTCGCGGGCGTGAGTCCCGGCTCGCTCTACCAGTACTTCCCCGACAAGGCCGCGATCCTCGAGGTCGTCATCGACCGGTACTGGGAGGAGGTCGCCGACCGGGTCGCCGCCTCGCTGGCCGACCGGATCGGCGAGTTCGGCCCGGCGATGGTGCGGGACACGGCAGACGCCCTGCTCACCGCCCTGGAGGCCGACCGCGAGCTGCTGCGCGTCGTGGCCGAGGAGCTGCCCGTGCAGCGCAACCGCGAACGCCGAGCTGCGCTGGAGCGCCGGGTGCGGGAGCTCGTGACGACGTACCTCGCCGCCCGGCCCGGCACCACCACCCGACCGAACCCCGCGGTCACCGCCTGGGTCGTGGTGCTGGCGATCGAGAACCTCGCCATGCGCTGGGTGCTCGACCAGCCCGAGGCGGTCACCCGCGACCAGCTGCTCGACGAGGTGCTGGCGCTGGTGGGCGGCTACCTGCTCGCGTGA
- a CDS encoding cupin domain-containing protein gives MAEDPVTSNPDHYTVVFENDRVRVLEYRDEPGARTTPHAHPDSVMYTLSSFRRRLVAGDQQREVEMTAGTVGWLPAQEHHGENIGDTPTHVLFVELKEPAPGAGGRTLGPAD, from the coding sequence ATGGCCGAGGACCCGGTGACGAGCAACCCGGACCACTACACGGTGGTCTTCGAGAACGACCGCGTGCGGGTGCTGGAGTACCGCGACGAGCCGGGTGCGCGGACCACGCCGCACGCGCACCCGGACAGCGTGATGTACACGCTGTCGTCCTTCCGCCGCCGGCTGGTCGCCGGTGACCAGCAGCGCGAGGTGGAGATGACGGCAGGGACGGTGGGCTGGCTGCCGGCACAGGAGCACCACGGGGAGAACATCGGCGACACCCCGACCCACGTGCTGTTCGTGGAGCTCAAGGAGCCCGCCCCGGGTGCCGGCGGGCGCACCCTCGGCCCGGCGGACTGA
- a CDS encoding ABC1 kinase family protein yields MADLPRKAAARTARLAALPLGYAGRTALGFGKRLGGAAPEAVMSEIQQRTAEQLFRTLGELKGGAMKFGQALSVLESALPEEMAAPYREQLTRLQDSAPPMPTQTVRTILTEDLGVDWKDRLVWLDGAPTAAASIGQVHEGRWYDGRRVAVKVQYPNAGDALMADLRTLARAARAIGPLIPGVDMKPLVEEVQARAREELDYDLEAEAQREFAQAFRDDPHIVVPDVVAVGPRVLVTEWLDSAGSLASVIADGTPEERDHYGEIFTRFLFSGPARTGLLHADPHPGNFRVIPDDDGAPGRIGVLDYGAVARLPQRGLPAPMGRLITLCAAGDGDGLIAELRAEGFLKDRIQIEPELLMDYLAPFVDPTLVERFRFSREWMREQFQRINNPRDPAYTVSIKLNLPPSYVLIHRTWLGGVGVLSQLEAEAPFRAIMQEFLPGFSPTAR; encoded by the coding sequence ATGGCTGACCTTCCCCGGAAGGCCGCGGCGCGCACCGCGCGGCTCGCGGCACTCCCCCTCGGGTACGCCGGTCGCACGGCGCTCGGGTTCGGGAAGCGCCTGGGCGGCGCGGCTCCCGAGGCGGTGATGAGCGAGATCCAGCAGCGGACGGCGGAGCAGCTGTTCCGGACGCTCGGCGAGCTCAAGGGCGGCGCGATGAAGTTCGGGCAGGCGCTGAGCGTGCTCGAGTCGGCGCTCCCGGAGGAGATGGCGGCGCCGTACCGCGAGCAGCTCACCCGGCTCCAGGACTCCGCTCCCCCGATGCCCACCCAGACCGTGCGCACGATCCTCACCGAGGACCTCGGCGTGGACTGGAAGGACCGCCTGGTCTGGCTCGACGGGGCACCGACGGCGGCCGCGAGCATCGGGCAGGTCCACGAGGGCCGGTGGTACGACGGCCGCCGGGTCGCGGTGAAGGTCCAGTACCCCAACGCCGGCGACGCGCTGATGGCCGACCTGCGCACCCTGGCCCGGGCGGCCCGGGCGATCGGGCCCCTCATCCCCGGGGTCGACATGAAGCCGCTCGTCGAGGAGGTCCAGGCCCGGGCCCGCGAGGAGCTCGACTACGACCTCGAGGCCGAGGCGCAGCGGGAGTTCGCGCAGGCGTTCCGCGACGACCCGCACATCGTCGTACCCGACGTCGTCGCCGTCGGTCCCCGCGTCCTGGTCACCGAGTGGCTCGACTCCGCGGGATCACTGGCGTCGGTCATCGCCGACGGCACGCCCGAGGAGCGCGACCACTACGGCGAGATCTTCACGCGCTTCCTGTTCTCCGGGCCCGCCCGCACCGGACTCCTCCACGCCGACCCGCACCCCGGCAACTTCCGGGTGATCCCCGACGACGACGGCGCGCCCGGCCGGATCGGGGTGCTCGACTACGGAGCCGTGGCCCGGCTCCCGCAGCGCGGCCTGCCCGCGCCGATGGGCCGGCTGATCACGCTGTGCGCGGCCGGCGACGGCGACGGGCTGATCGCGGAGCTGCGAGCCGAGGGCTTCCTCAAGGACCGCATCCAGATCGAGCCCGAGCTGCTCATGGACTACCTCGCGCCGTTCGTCGACCCCACCCTCGTCGAGCGGTTCCGGTTCAGCCGGGAGTGGATGCGCGAGCAGTTCCAGAGGATCAACAACCCCAGGGACCCGGCCTACACGGTGAGCATCAAGCTCAACCTGCCGCCGTCCTACGTCCTGATCCACCGCACCTGGCTCGGCGGCGTCGGCGTGCTCAGCCAGCTCGAGGCCGAGGCACCGTTCCGCGCGATCATGCAGGAGTTCCTGCCGGGCTTCAGCCCGACTGCACGCTAG
- a CDS encoding YiaA/YiaB family inner membrane protein has translation MTKTTYAFYLQSAISFAAALVFMVGGIYFLPVDGWIRAFLCLGALFLVNSSFALAKCVRDQQEARAAEIRVDAYR, from the coding sequence ATGACCAAGACGACGTACGCCTTCTACCTCCAGTCCGCCATCTCCTTCGCCGCCGCGCTGGTGTTCATGGTCGGCGGCATCTACTTCCTGCCGGTCGACGGCTGGATCCGCGCGTTCCTCTGCCTCGGCGCGCTCTTCCTCGTGAACTCCTCCTTCGCGCTCGCCAAGTGCGTGCGCGACCAGCAGGAGGCGCGGGCCGCGGAGATCCGGGTCGACGCGTACCGCTGA